One genomic window of Gossypium hirsutum isolate 1008001.06 chromosome D11, Gossypium_hirsutum_v2.1, whole genome shotgun sequence includes the following:
- the LOC121223025 gene encoding transcription factor SPATULA isoform X1 produces MGDNVNLNMFHYKNINNNCNNYNNGTCLPPPSSSDDISNLLHQILGHSSSYSSSSSSSSGMAHFGGPSENPRRLSPSPAPPGGGVKQGGGWGLVEAPGENDTDEYDCESEFEICHKQEGIEALVDEALPKPAPPRSSSKRSRAAEVHNLSEKRRRSRINEKMKALQNLIPNSNKTDKASMLDEAIEYLKQLQLQVQMLSMRNGLSLHPMCLPGVLQPLQFSQTRMNFGEENGSLPMNMSDTVPANPETSVQMVFDLPNQCSSSNPGSVPNMSNIITSETSFGLESIQAHFGPFQLLSSSQDICREDILHHHQLKTNTPEFGLAATTTVSLPFDTRESDLKESCSLDASTMRREQSNSVLLKNLDHDLILSPHHTRKQAGRSDTGDEIGIDTPNF; encoded by the exons ATGGGAGATAACGTTAACCTTAACATGTTTCATTATAAGAATATCAATAATAAttgcaataattataataatgggACGTGTTTACCTCCTCCTTCTTCTTCAGATGATATATCCAACCTTCTTCATCAAATTCTAGGTCattcttcttcttattcttcttcgTCTTCGTCATCTTCTGGAATGGCCCACTTTGGGGGTCCATCTGAGAATCCACGGCGGTTATCACCGTCACCAGCACCGCCTGGTGGTGGAGTGAAGCAAGGTGGAGGGTGGGGTTTGGTTGAAGCTCCTGGTGAGAACGATACCGATGAGTACGACTGTGAAAGTGAG tttgaaaTTTGTCATAAGCAGGAGGGTATTGAAGCACTGGTGGATGAGGCACTACCAAAGCCAGCTCCACCTCGTAGTTCCTCAAAAAGAAGCAGAGCTGCGGAGGTTCACAATTTGTCTGAAAAG AGGAGGAGAAGTAGGATTAATGAGAAAATGAAAGCATTGCAAAACCTTATTCCAAATTCTAACAAG ACTGATAAGGCTTCGATGCTTGATGAAGCTATCGAGTACTTAAAGCAGCTTCAGCTTCAAGTTCAG ATGCTATCAATGAGAAATGGATTAAGCTTGCATCCAATGTGCTTGCCTGGAGTTTTGCAACCACTACAGTTTTCCCAAACAAGAATGAACTTCGGTGAAGAAAATGGATCTCTACCTATGAACATGTCGGATACAGTACCAGCAAATCCGGAAACCTCGGTGCAGATGGTTTTTGATCTACCCAACCAATGCAGTTCCTCAAACCCTGGATCAGTACCAAACATGTCAAACATAATTACTTCGGAAACTTCATTTGGATTGGAATCAATCCAGGCTCATTTTGGGCCATTTCAGCTCCTCTCATCATCTCAG GATATTTGCAGGGAAGAcattctgcatcatcatcaactgaAGACAAACACACCAG AATTTGGTCTAGCTGCAACAACCACAGTTTCACTTCCCTTTGATACACGAGAATCTGATCTAAAGGAAAGCTGTTCTCTTGATGCTAGTACGATGAGAAGAGAGCAATCAAACAGTGTACTCTTAAAGAATTTGGACCATGACCTTATACTTTCTCCGCACCATACCCG TAAGCAAGCAGGAAGAAGTGACACCGGTGATGAAATCGGGATAGACACACCGAACTTCTGA
- the LOC121223025 gene encoding transcription factor SPATULA isoform X2, with product MGDNVNLNMFHYKNINNNCNNYNNGTCLPPPSSSDDISNLLHQILGHSSSYSSSSSSSSGMAHFGGPSENPRRLSPSPAPPGGGVKQGGGWGLVEAPGENDTDEYDCESEEGIEALVDEALPKPAPPRSSSKRSRAAEVHNLSEKRRRSRINEKMKALQNLIPNSNKTDKASMLDEAIEYLKQLQLQVQMLSMRNGLSLHPMCLPGVLQPLQFSQTRMNFGEENGSLPMNMSDTVPANPETSVQMVFDLPNQCSSSNPGSVPNMSNIITSETSFGLESIQAHFGPFQLLSSSQDICREDILHHHQLKTNTPEFGLAATTTVSLPFDTRESDLKESCSLDASTMRREQSNSVLLKNLDHDLILSPHHTRKQAGRSDTGDEIGIDTPNF from the exons ATGGGAGATAACGTTAACCTTAACATGTTTCATTATAAGAATATCAATAATAAttgcaataattataataatgggACGTGTTTACCTCCTCCTTCTTCTTCAGATGATATATCCAACCTTCTTCATCAAATTCTAGGTCattcttcttcttattcttcttcgTCTTCGTCATCTTCTGGAATGGCCCACTTTGGGGGTCCATCTGAGAATCCACGGCGGTTATCACCGTCACCAGCACCGCCTGGTGGTGGAGTGAAGCAAGGTGGAGGGTGGGGTTTGGTTGAAGCTCCTGGTGAGAACGATACCGATGAGTACGACTGTGAAAGTGAG GAGGGTATTGAAGCACTGGTGGATGAGGCACTACCAAAGCCAGCTCCACCTCGTAGTTCCTCAAAAAGAAGCAGAGCTGCGGAGGTTCACAATTTGTCTGAAAAG AGGAGGAGAAGTAGGATTAATGAGAAAATGAAAGCATTGCAAAACCTTATTCCAAATTCTAACAAG ACTGATAAGGCTTCGATGCTTGATGAAGCTATCGAGTACTTAAAGCAGCTTCAGCTTCAAGTTCAG ATGCTATCAATGAGAAATGGATTAAGCTTGCATCCAATGTGCTTGCCTGGAGTTTTGCAACCACTACAGTTTTCCCAAACAAGAATGAACTTCGGTGAAGAAAATGGATCTCTACCTATGAACATGTCGGATACAGTACCAGCAAATCCGGAAACCTCGGTGCAGATGGTTTTTGATCTACCCAACCAATGCAGTTCCTCAAACCCTGGATCAGTACCAAACATGTCAAACATAATTACTTCGGAAACTTCATTTGGATTGGAATCAATCCAGGCTCATTTTGGGCCATTTCAGCTCCTCTCATCATCTCAG GATATTTGCAGGGAAGAcattctgcatcatcatcaactgaAGACAAACACACCAG AATTTGGTCTAGCTGCAACAACCACAGTTTCACTTCCCTTTGATACACGAGAATCTGATCTAAAGGAAAGCTGTTCTCTTGATGCTAGTACGATGAGAAGAGAGCAATCAAACAGTGTACTCTTAAAGAATTTGGACCATGACCTTATACTTTCTCCGCACCATACCCG TAAGCAAGCAGGAAGAAGTGACACCGGTGATGAAATCGGGATAGACACACCGAACTTCTGA